A genomic window from Rhodococcus sp. KBS0724 includes:
- a CDS encoding universal stress protein, with product MPQGLMLIAYDGSENARRAVEYAGRFLSANRAILVTAWEPMVRQAARMSGLSGVMQPEWVPDDDVEDIAYSDAKSTLAEGVALAEAAGLTVEGRSAECRSAIWSAIVETADELDVDIIVTGTRGTTGLRSLLQSSVADHVLRHSHRPVLIVPPGK from the coding sequence ATGCCACAAGGACTGATGCTCATCGCGTACGACGGTTCCGAGAACGCCCGACGTGCTGTCGAGTACGCAGGACGTTTCCTGTCCGCCAATCGCGCAATTCTTGTCACCGCCTGGGAACCGATGGTTCGGCAGGCCGCGCGGATGTCCGGGCTCTCCGGCGTTATGCAACCCGAGTGGGTTCCCGACGACGATGTCGAGGACATCGCGTACAGCGATGCCAAGTCAACTCTCGCGGAAGGCGTCGCATTGGCCGAGGCGGCTGGTTTGACCGTCGAAGGCCGCAGTGCCGAATGCCGATCGGCCATCTGGTCCGCCATCGTGGAGACTGCCGACGAGTTGGACGTCGACATCATCGTCACCGGCACTCGCGGCACTACCGGTTTGCGCTCGTTGTTGCAGAGCAGCGTGGCGGATCATGTTCTGCGTCACAGTCATCGGCCGGTGTTGATCGTCCCTCCTGGCAAGTGA
- a CDS encoding DUF2613 domain-containing protein: protein MTKFLVPGVASAVVGLVLGAAAIFGATAVAADNTRPDIDRSGNADSSVLNQVEYGSR, encoded by the coding sequence ATGACGAAGTTCCTTGTCCCCGGTGTGGCCAGCGCTGTCGTCGGCCTCGTTCTGGGCGCTGCTGCAATCTTCGGCGCCACGGCAGTAGCCGCGGACAACACTCGTCCCGATATCGACCGCAGCGGAAATGCCGATTCTTCCGTCCTGAACCAGGTTGAGTACGGCAGCCGCTGA
- a CDS encoding isochorismate synthase MenF produces MDGFVLSRPDHSVLTRGVRRSFDDAGAATQALSAGSAPLIVGALPFDPSGATALYEPAEVTVSGSAWRPGTSVDMPDTRAVREIPSPADHLRRVEKLLTHLRDGDLGKVVSARTVELLAESPISPMALAARMAALNPAANTFAVDLSAAGADFVGHSLVGATPEVLVSRRGNVVTCRPLAGSARRTADTEADRVAGDSLLSSTKNLAEHAFVTDWIRDILGPLCSELSIPSTPELTSTHEVWHLASPIRGILRDSTSALELAIALHPTPALCGTPTDTALNVIRDTEEPRRFYGGAVGWCNNDGDGDWVVAIRCAEISADGRTAWASAGGGIVADSDPQDELDETTTKLRTLLTALGVADTI; encoded by the coding sequence ATGGACGGTTTTGTTCTCTCTCGGCCTGATCACAGCGTGCTCACCCGCGGCGTACGACGCAGTTTCGACGACGCAGGCGCGGCGACGCAGGCATTGTCGGCGGGTTCGGCGCCGCTGATCGTCGGCGCGCTCCCCTTCGACCCGTCGGGAGCGACGGCGCTGTACGAACCGGCCGAGGTAACTGTCAGCGGCAGCGCATGGCGTCCGGGCACGTCCGTGGACATGCCGGACACGCGGGCGGTGCGCGAAATTCCGTCGCCGGCAGATCACCTTCGACGAGTGGAGAAACTTCTCACTCATCTGCGTGACGGCGACCTCGGCAAGGTGGTCTCGGCGCGGACCGTCGAATTGCTGGCCGAATCTCCCATCTCACCAATGGCACTCGCGGCTCGGATGGCTGCGCTCAATCCCGCCGCAAATACATTTGCCGTCGATCTCAGTGCTGCCGGAGCCGATTTTGTCGGCCACTCTCTTGTCGGCGCGACGCCCGAGGTGCTGGTGAGCCGACGCGGGAATGTCGTCACGTGCCGTCCGCTGGCGGGGTCCGCGCGTCGGACCGCCGACACCGAAGCGGATCGGGTTGCCGGTGACAGCCTCCTGAGTTCGACGAAGAATCTTGCCGAGCACGCCTTTGTCACCGATTGGATTCGGGACATCCTCGGCCCGCTGTGCAGTGAGTTGTCGATACCGTCGACCCCGGAATTGACCAGTACCCATGAGGTCTGGCACCTGGCCAGCCCGATTCGCGGCATTCTGCGCGACTCCACCTCTGCGCTCGAGCTGGCAATCGCACTCCACCCGACACCCGCACTATGCGGAACACCCACTGACACGGCATTGAACGTCATCCGCGACACCGAGGAACCGAGACGCTTCTACGGCGGCGCAGTCGGGTGGTGCAACAACGACGGCGACGGCGACTGGGTGGTGGCGATCCGATGTGCGGAGATCAGCGCCGACGGTCGAACTGCCTGGGCAAGCGCCGGGGGCGGAATCGTCGCAGATTCGGACCCACAGGACGAATTGGACGAGACAACGACCAAATTACGGACATTGCTCACAGCGTTGGGCGTCGCGGACACAATCTAA